Genomic window (Streptomyces sp. NBC_00078):
GCCGACTGCGGCATCTCGGCGCTCGTCCTGTGGCGCGTGTCGATGACGGGCGACGGCGACCTGACGTATCCGCGTGGCCGCCACCGACTGAGGCCCGGCGACATCGTGGCGGTCGACCCGGACGGGGGATCGGGCCCGACCCTGCGGGAACGGACGGCGCGGTTGCTGCGCCGGGTTCAGGGGCAGGGGCTGACGGTGGGCCGCCTGGAGGACTACGTCTGACGTTCGAGCGGCGGTGACTTTCACAGCGCAGGTCGGCAAATCTCAGCCCGTCCGGCGTTTGAGGACGAGGCCGTTCAAGCCGAAGCGGGGGTCCGGGGGCGGCAGCCCCCGGGACGGCCACCGAACCTCCGGCTCACCCAAAACCCCGCGCCGCGCCGCACGGCATTGGCACTCCGCTTGACCGAGTGCTAATCGCAGTCATAGTCTCGGGTCTGGCACTCCCCACTGGAGAGTGCCAACTACGCGACGGGCAGATCCGGCACCCGCGACGACGGATCCACCTGGTCGCCACCTCAGACAGTTAACCCCGTGAGATCTCCGAAGGGGGAGGTCGGATCGTGACGACCACCAGCTCCAAGGTTGCCATCAAGCCGCTCGAGGACCGCATTGTGGTCCAGCCGCTCGACGCCGAGCAGACCACCGCCTCTGGCCTGGTCATTCCGGACACCGCCAAGGAGAAGCCCCAGGAGGGCGTCGTCCTGGCCGTGGGCCCGGGCCGCTTCGAGAACGGCGAGCGGCTTCCGCTCGACGTCAAGACCGGCGACATCGTGCTGTACAGCAAGTACGGCGGCACCGAAGTGAAGTACAACGGCGAGGAGTACCTCGTCCTCTCGGCTCGCGACGTGCTCGCGATCATCGAGAAGTAATTCGCTTCCAAAGAACATCTGCTTTGAGCTGCGCCCCGGGCCCCCGCGACCTTATGAAGCCGGGCGTCAGGGGCGCAGTTCGTTTCACCCACATTTTCCGAGAGGGCTGAACCGCTCCCATGGCGAAGATCCTGAAGTTCGACGAGGACGCCCGTCGCGCCCTCGAGCGCGGCGTCAACAAGCTTGCCGACACGGTCAAGGTGACGATCGGCCCCAAGGGCCGCAACGTCGTCATCGACAAGAAGTTCGGCGCGCCCACCATCACCAACGACGGTGTCACCATCGCCCGTGAGGTCGAGGTCGAGGACCCGTACGAGAACCTCGGCGCCCAGCTGGTGAAGGAGGTGGCGACCAAGACCAACGACATCGCGGGTGACGGCACCACCACCGCCACCGTGCTCGCCCAGGCGCTCGTACGCGAAGGCCTGCGCAACGTCGCCGCGGGTGCCTCCCCGGCCGCCCTGAAGAAGGGCATCGACGCGGCTGTGGCCGCCATCTCCGAGGAGCTCCTCGCGACGGCCCGCCCGATCGACGAGAAGTCCGACATCG
Coding sequences:
- the groES gene encoding co-chaperone GroES, which codes for MTTTSSKVAIKPLEDRIVVQPLDAEQTTASGLVIPDTAKEKPQEGVVLAVGPGRFENGERLPLDVKTGDIVLYSKYGGTEVKYNGEEYLVLSARDVLAIIEK